Genomic segment of Calditrichota bacterium:
CGGGGATGCAGAATGGCCTCCTTCCGAATCAAATTCACTTACCACCAAATCAATGGCCTGCCCCATCTCAACTTCGGTTCCCGCCGGTACCGATTGGCGAATAACCGTGTCGGGCAGAAGCTCGTTATTGACTTCCTTCGAAACCACGCCCACTTTCAGGCCCGAATGCAGTAAAATGTAGGTTGCCTCTTTCAGGCTCTTGCCCACCAGATTGGGAACAATAAAGTGCTCCGGAATATCCCCGAGACTGACTGTAAAATCTACACTTTGCCCCACCTGAAGGGTATCGTTGGGTGCTACCGATTGACTCACCACAACGCCTTTTGGAAAATAGGTGGAAAATTCATAATTCTTCTTACCGACCTTCAAACCGAGTCTGCGGAGTTTCAATTCGGCATCCCGTTCAGATCCTCCGACAAGCTTCGGAACAGCCACGCGTCTTTCACCCTTGCTCACCGTCAGGTAAACACGTCGTCCTTTTTTGACAATCGATTCCGGAAAGGGATTTTGAAAGGTAACTGTTCCCTTGGGATATTTTGAGCTGTAGACTTCCTTATCCAATATTGCCTTAAAACCCTGCGTTTTTAACAGACTATCGGCTTTCGCAAAAGGCAGCCCAACAACCTGTGGCAAGACCACATCTTTACCGTGTTTGACATAAAGCGGCATGATGACCTGATCGCACGTAATCACAAAAACAATCAACCCGATAAAAGCAGCCGCTGACCAAAGAAATAGTTTTTTGATCATTGCTTTCTTCGATTTCTTTGCAATGTATGTTTCGTCTTCCACACGATCACCCTGTATTTAGGTTCAAATCACAATTCCGGCAAATTTAATCCAACACAATTGGTTACTTCACAGTCTCAGCCA
This window contains:
- a CDS encoding PASTA domain-containing protein; protein product: MIKKLFLWSAAAFIGLIVFVITCDQVIMPLYVKHGKDVVLPQVVGLPFAKADSLLKTQGFKAILDKEVYSSKYPKGTVTFQNPFPESIVKKGRRVYLTVSKGERRVAVPKLVGGSERDAELKLRRLGLKVGKKNYEFSTYFPKGVVVSQSVAPNDTLQVGQSVDFTVSLGDIPEHFIVPNLVGKSLKEATYILLHSGLKVGVVSKEVNNELLPDTVIRQSVPAGTEVEMGQAIDLVVSEFDSEGGHSASPEN